A single Aminobacterium mobile DSM 12262 DNA region contains:
- a CDS encoding DHH family phosphoesterase, which translates to MTANICHIISHTDLDGITAAAVAWHHYRDIMPIKVSLTGYGGVDGLVLESLKAEEEVVVLDLFCQKERTIEEIDRHFREDSSPFLFDHHETTAQRYANRPWLVVDTSMCAAQVYFNWIIHRYPQTPASSLADLVVIANDRDLWLNEKEESRLWQAMITLCGPESILMRLTANPSSKLRSFEEKAARYFIERQENRFTRALNIIGHSKDIAFVEDGILEFGDVSDFGGLVLDRLENPPFLVAVAARRAIGDWVLSLRSRSGMAGKVVGILRDGKKVRGGGHDDSAALYFPPFYSQDQIKNSLYTAVQTIRERERSVGTNLGDLLRAAMGEDHS; encoded by the coding sequence ATGACCGCCAATATTTGTCATATCATTAGTCATACAGACCTTGATGGAATTACTGCTGCTGCTGTAGCGTGGCATCATTATAGAGATATAATGCCCATAAAAGTTTCTCTCACAGGATACGGCGGTGTGGATGGACTTGTTCTGGAAAGTCTTAAAGCAGAAGAAGAGGTGGTTGTTTTAGATCTTTTCTGCCAAAAAGAACGCACCATTGAAGAAATTGACCGCCATTTCCGCGAGGACTCGTCCCCTTTTCTTTTTGATCATCATGAAACGACAGCCCAACGATATGCCAACCGTCCATGGCTTGTTGTGGACACCTCTATGTGCGCCGCTCAAGTGTATTTTAACTGGATTATTCATAGATATCCCCAAACGCCAGCCTCTTCTTTAGCCGATCTGGTCGTTATAGCTAATGATAGAGATTTATGGTTGAACGAGAAGGAAGAGAGCCGTCTTTGGCAAGCTATGATTACTTTATGTGGCCCTGAAAGCATACTGATGCGCTTAACAGCGAACCCCTCCTCGAAGCTTCGGTCCTTTGAAGAAAAAGCGGCGCGTTATTTTATAGAGAGACAGGAGAATCGTTTTACTCGAGCTCTGAACATTATAGGTCATTCCAAGGATATAGCTTTTGTGGAGGATGGAATATTGGAGTTTGGAGATGTATCGGATTTTGGAGGCCTTGTGCTAGATCGTCTCGAAAATCCCCCTTTCCTCGTAGCTGTGGCGGCGCGAAGGGCTATAGGTGACTGGGTTCTTTCATTACGCAGTCGCAGTGGCATGGCTGGGAAAGTTGTAGGAATCTTGCGGGATGGTAAGAAAGTTCGAGGGGGAGGACATGATGATTCGGCTGCCCTTTATTTCCCTCCTTTTTACTCTCAAGATCAGATCAAAAATTCGCTCTATACTGCAGTGCAGACAATTCGGGAGCGGGAACGATCAGTGGGTACGAACTTGGGAGATTTGTTGAGGGCGGCAATGGGAGAGGATCATTCTTAA
- the dnaA gene encoding chromosomal replication initiator protein DnaA: protein MDKGISDIWDDVINKIEETIPEGTADLWLKTCVPLSIVDDVLVVDVPNVFVKEQISKRFQNIIEDVLTDNGYAHNLDLKVASETRKDEQQRAERAAQQTSAISHSGLNPNYVFNTFVVGKSNRLAHAASLAVAETPGEAYNPLFIWGGVGLGKTHLMHAIGHYVLNKNSSLKVTYVSSEKFINEFIQSIKNNRTQEFKSKYRNVDILLIDDIQFLGNKGSSQEEFFHTFNQLHVSKKQIVICSDRPPKEIQNIEDRLVSRFEWGLVTDIQMPDLETRIAILQKKAQIRNYEVPEDVLSFLAQNVPSNIRELEGALNRVVACAELNQEPITEDNAALWLKDIIRHDARGPISIDTIQQIVAENFSLTVEDLTGNRRTSDIALARQVAMYLCRKLTESSLQQVGLAFRKKDHTTVLHAQRKITKLIEEQPRMKEIVDNIESKL, encoded by the coding sequence GTGGATAAAGGGATAAGTGACATTTGGGATGACGTTATCAACAAAATAGAAGAGACTATACCAGAAGGGACAGCAGACTTATGGCTTAAAACATGTGTCCCTCTCTCTATCGTTGACGATGTTCTTGTTGTGGATGTTCCTAATGTATTTGTAAAAGAACAAATTTCAAAACGTTTCCAAAATATTATTGAAGATGTTCTTACAGATAATGGGTACGCACATAACCTTGATCTCAAAGTAGCGTCAGAAACAAGAAAGGATGAGCAACAAAGAGCAGAAAGGGCTGCTCAGCAGACAAGCGCAATTTCTCACAGTGGATTGAATCCGAATTATGTTTTTAATACATTTGTTGTGGGCAAATCAAACCGCCTTGCTCATGCAGCTAGTCTTGCTGTCGCCGAAACACCTGGTGAAGCTTATAACCCTCTTTTTATATGGGGGGGAGTTGGCCTTGGAAAAACTCACCTTATGCACGCTATTGGGCACTACGTGCTCAATAAAAATAGTTCTCTGAAGGTAACATATGTGAGTTCAGAAAAATTTATTAACGAATTTATTCAATCTATTAAAAACAACAGGACTCAAGAATTTAAGTCTAAATATAGAAATGTAGATATTTTACTTATCGACGACATTCAGTTCCTCGGCAATAAAGGTAGCAGCCAAGAGGAATTTTTTCACACGTTTAATCAGCTTCATGTCAGCAAAAAGCAGATCGTCATCTGTTCCGATCGTCCTCCAAAAGAGATTCAAAACATAGAAGATCGTCTTGTAAGTCGTTTTGAATGGGGACTTGTAACTGATATTCAGATGCCCGATTTAGAAACGCGCATCGCTATTCTTCAGAAGAAGGCCCAAATACGAAATTACGAGGTTCCCGAAGATGTTCTCTCCTTTTTGGCCCAAAACGTCCCCAGTAATATTCGTGAACTTGAAGGAGCTTTAAATAGAGTTGTAGCCTGTGCTGAACTCAACCAGGAACCTATTACGGAAGACAATGCTGCACTATGGTTAAAAGATATTATTCGTCACGACGCAAGAGGGCCTATAAGTATTGACACCATTCAACAAATTGTCGCAGAAAATTTTAGCCTTACTGTGGAAGACTTGACTGGAAATCGTCGAACTTCGGACATTGCTTTAGCAAGACAAGTGGCAATGTACCTCTGTCGAAAACTTACAGAATCCAGTCTACAACAAGTTGGATTAGCCTTTAGAAAAAAAGATCATACTACAGTTCTCCACGCCCAAAGAAAAATAACAAAGCTTATAGAAGAACAACCTCGAATGAAAGAAATTGTGGATAACATTGAGTCTAAGCTGTGA
- a CDS encoding SPFH domain-containing protein — protein MAVVKIVEYQGPDPHETFAWKFTDGTGRSDELSTWTQLIVREAQEAILFKNGQAFDLFTAGRHTLSTHNIPLLATFMNLPSGGKSPFKAEIWFVNKLYSLDIKWGTPTPIQIQDPRYGAWLPVRSHGQFGIRIADSRKFLIKLVGSVAAFNKENLVQFFRGILTTRIKDLISSYIVLEKKSILELNAFLNEFSTHMEETLRPILQDFGIEMVNFFVNSINVPDDDPAVIQLKNALAKRAEMDILGYSYQQQRSFDTLETAASNEGGGALTMQAGLGLGMGVGLGKTFGQVSDQMGNQMAVTDSGSCPSCRARLPQNARFCPQCGFQINRCPLCGNPVPEGISECPHCGALLSVECPHCKRKINPGMKFCPFCGEALCKVCSACGEKIEPQAHFCPSCGKKIERD, from the coding sequence ATGGCAGTGGTCAAAATAGTAGAGTATCAGGGACCTGATCCCCATGAAACTTTTGCGTGGAAGTTTACTGACGGAACAGGCCGATCTGATGAGCTTTCTACATGGACTCAATTAATTGTACGGGAAGCTCAGGAGGCGATTCTTTTTAAAAATGGCCAGGCCTTCGATCTCTTTACAGCTGGGCGACACACTCTTAGCACCCATAATATTCCCCTCCTGGCCACGTTTATGAACCTCCCTTCAGGTGGAAAATCTCCCTTTAAGGCAGAAATATGGTTTGTAAATAAGCTTTATTCTCTCGATATAAAGTGGGGCACTCCAACTCCTATTCAAATTCAAGATCCTCGCTACGGAGCATGGCTCCCAGTTCGATCTCATGGTCAATTCGGTATCCGCATTGCTGATTCGAGGAAGTTCCTCATCAAACTTGTAGGAAGCGTAGCGGCTTTCAATAAGGAGAATCTCGTTCAATTCTTTAGGGGAATCCTTACGACTCGCATTAAAGATCTTATTTCGAGCTATATAGTGCTAGAAAAGAAGAGCATTTTGGAATTAAATGCCTTCCTCAACGAATTTTCCACTCACATGGAAGAAACTCTCCGTCCCATATTGCAAGATTTCGGCATTGAGATGGTGAATTTTTTTGTAAACTCTATTAACGTACCTGACGATGACCCTGCTGTAATCCAGCTCAAAAATGCTTTAGCCAAACGAGCTGAAATGGATATCTTAGGATATTCGTATCAACAGCAAAGAAGTTTCGATACATTGGAAACAGCTGCTAGTAACGAGGGGGGCGGGGCGTTAACTATGCAGGCTGGTTTAGGACTAGGAATGGGAGTTGGACTAGGAAAAACATTTGGACAAGTCTCAGACCAGATGGGCAACCAAATGGCAGTAACAGACTCTGGATCATGTCCATCCTGTAGAGCAAGGCTTCCTCAGAACGCACGTTTTTGTCCTCAGTGTGGTTTCCAGATTAACAGATGCCCACTCTGCGGGAACCCCGTTCCTGAAGGGATATCTGAGTGCCCTCATTGCGGAGCCCTTTTATCTGTAGAGTGTCCTCATTGTAAAAGGAAAATCAACCCAGGAATGAAATTCTGTCCTTTCTGCGGAGAGGCTTTATGTAAAGTTTGTTCTGCTTGCGGTGAAAAGATAGAACCACAGGCCCATTTTTGTCCCTCTTGCGGCAAAAAAATTGAAAGAGACTAG
- a CDS encoding MFS transporter → MSFSSKRLKILHFLGLRRSMIGLLSMVIFVGLGERLAERFLPIYLIALGGGSFSVGILNGLDNLLSALYSYPGGYLADQLGTKQALALFNLLAMSGFLIVVLVPHWWAVIGASFLFLSWSAVSLPATMKLISEVLPQNKRTMGVSLHSLVRRIPMALGPVIGGIMIGLWGETTGVRVAFAVALLFAGVALVLQQKLIQENQSAIERPEKNPLVVFRLMSPALKNLLISDILVRFCEQIPYAFAVVWAMKVIEHPVSAFQFGILTTIEMAVAMLIYIPVAWLADRGGKKIFVVITFCFFTIFPLVLYHARSFWPLAGAFVIRGLKEFGEPTRKSLILDLAPDDKKAAMFGLYYLIRDVIVSIAAFGGAFLWMVSPALNFYVAFACGAAGTIWFAVKGKDLKRSIL, encoded by the coding sequence ATGAGCTTTTCCTCGAAACGTCTAAAAATTCTTCATTTTTTGGGGCTTCGACGAAGTATGATTGGTCTTTTGTCGATGGTAATTTTTGTAGGGCTTGGAGAAAGATTGGCAGAGCGATTCCTTCCCATTTATCTCATCGCTTTAGGGGGGGGGTCTTTCTCTGTAGGAATCCTCAATGGACTTGATAATCTTCTTTCCGCTCTTTATTCCTACCCTGGTGGCTATTTAGCTGACCAACTTGGAACGAAACAAGCGTTGGCTCTTTTTAATCTCTTAGCCATGTCAGGTTTCTTGATTGTGGTTTTAGTTCCCCATTGGTGGGCTGTTATTGGAGCATCTTTTCTTTTCCTTTCATGGTCGGCTGTCTCTCTTCCTGCTACGATGAAACTCATTTCGGAGGTACTTCCTCAAAATAAACGAACGATGGGTGTCTCTCTCCATTCTCTTGTAAGACGAATTCCTATGGCTTTAGGCCCTGTTATAGGGGGTATTATGATAGGCCTTTGGGGAGAAACGACAGGGGTTCGTGTCGCTTTTGCCGTAGCCTTACTTTTTGCCGGAGTAGCCCTTGTTTTGCAGCAAAAACTTATTCAAGAGAATCAGAGTGCAATCGAGCGCCCTGAAAAAAACCCTCTTGTTGTTTTTCGTCTGATGAGTCCTGCACTGAAAAATTTATTAATTTCTGATATACTCGTGCGATTTTGTGAGCAGATTCCTTATGCTTTTGCCGTAGTCTGGGCTATGAAAGTAATTGAGCATCCAGTATCGGCTTTTCAGTTTGGCATTTTAACCACTATTGAAATGGCGGTTGCTATGTTGATCTATATTCCAGTGGCTTGGCTAGCCGATAGAGGTGGAAAGAAAATTTTTGTAGTTATTACTTTTTGCTTTTTTACAATCTTTCCTCTTGTCCTTTATCATGCTCGCTCTTTCTGGCCTCTCGCAGGCGCTTTTGTCATAAGAGGATTGAAAGAGTTTGGGGAGCCGACGCGCAAATCTCTTATTCTTGATCTCGCCCCTGACGATAAAAAAGCGGCAATGTTTGGGCTTTACTACTTAATTCGGGATGTGATAGTGTCAATAGCGGCCTTTGGTGGCGCTTTTTTATGGATGGTCAGCCCAGCCTTGAACTTTTATGTCGCTTTTGCTTGTGGCGCGGCAGGAACTATATGGTTTGCCGTAAAAGGAAAGGATTTGAAAAGGAGCATCTTGTAG